CCGGAACAGGTCTCGGGTGCTCCATCGTGATCCAAAATGATGCTAGTGGTTCTAGGCCAATGGTTCGTTCAGCTTAGTCGCACGTTGGCGTAAGTGCGATGTGGACAGGATAAAGCGGATTTAGACGGATACCAAGGAAAACTCTATCAAAATACGTCAATACTGTTCCGTCAAAACACCATGCCTTTAGTTACcccttttttgatgctgtgtTCGCATCAAATATATCTGTTTGAAGGTGATATGATCGAATAATATCGAATTGTCCTAACTCCAGTTTTTTAGAGGATAATAATGATGTTGCTGGGAAAAATTGATATAATAATCATTTGCTTTCGTGCAGGTGTAAAGCTGCATCGAAAAATAATTGGTAACGGGTTTGTTGGCTTTCATTAAACATGGCCCAAAGATAAAACTAGACTAATCGAGTGGATGGTGAGTTTTACCATAACTTTTCTCACAATCCTTCCCCATCCCAGACGATTGGAGTTGCGATGCAATGGGACACACTGGCCCCGGTCACTGGGTGCAGCACAATAACAGGTGCAAAGTGAAACGAGCATTTTCAGGGTTCGTTTACTTCTAATGAAAGCTTGCCCGCCCGGATTCCACGGCATTGCAGCGAACCAtctgaccgaccgaccgaccgacccggGCCGAGGTGTACCAGGTGGAAAGGGCTCGCGTAACAGGAAGCATCGTTTTCCATCGTTTTCCAGCATCATCGCGGTGAAGCAATCGTACGGTGAATTCTTTATTCTGCTCCCTCATCCTGTGCTCTCACCCTCGGCTAACTCGGTAACGGGTTCGTTCATTTGCCTCTTTTTtatcttattcttcttcttctgcttcgccCTACCCTACTGGGGTGGCCGTGAAAGCTGCAGCGGTGCATCATTTCtatacagttttctttttgcaaagGGAAAGGGAAGATGGGCTTTCGGGCAATAGCGTGGGCACCGGAAGACCGGAAGACTCGGACAAAAGGGCCGCGTGTTGTCTGCTGCTCgtgtaaatgaaaataatttaattgaagCAAAATCGCTGCACTTTAATTAAATGCAAACAAGGCAGTGATTGTGAGTGTGCGGATAGTGGCGGTAGTATCGATTCGGTGCATGCTTTTGATGATCGACCGGCGTGGGAATATGCTCGGGCTCAGTGTTTAAAGAGGGCCGAGGATTCTGCTAAGCTATTTTGAATTATGATTTTGATTACGAGTTAGGatttgtaattattattatcattaggCTTAACAATAGCTGGTGTGTAAAACAAGATGTCCGAAAAGAGTTGCAAGAGTGGCACATTCGAAGATGCTCAGAACGCAAACAGCAATTGGACAGCATTTTTTGTCACAAAAACTCATGATTTGTCCCAAACTTTCTTTTACATCTTAGAAATGTGGATGAGCAAAAACGAAACGGACCAGTTAATTAAGCGAGTACGCTGGTGTCCCTTTTCCCGCAGCATAATACAGAAGGAAAAGCAGGGGGGAACCTTTGTAAGgaaattgtttattatttcTATTTGGCCAAAAACCCGTGTTTGCTGGCACAACAAAAGTGACATAATTAACCTTTTTGCTTTGGTAGATGGAAGCGCTTCCGGATGTGCCAGGCCGAGCAAGAGTGATTTGCTTCTGAGAAGATCCCGGATTCTTGGGACGCGCTTCTTAAAGCTCACCGACAAAccaactttcttcctggtcaATGTTTCAGTCCAGAGCTCCGCTAGCTTTTTTCGCTGTAGGAAGTGCCTGGTCCGTAGCTGGTCCTGGATAATCTTGGAAAGGGGGAGAGATGCAACACCCCAATCGCGTGCATTAATTAATTGCTAGCTGCAAGCCTTATGTGCTGATGCATCGACAACATCTCTTTGATCGTGTGGCGGGAGCTGTGTTTGCTGAAGCGTGTCCGCACATTTCAGCGGGAAAATTCTAATCTTAATGCACAATTTCATTGTTGGTTGGGCCAACGGTCAGTGAAATATGTAAATTCTTCAAGGTACAAGCCGTGGGTTGCATTCATTGTGCTCTTATCGCTGTTAATCAATGGGCATTTCAATTCATGCGTAAAATATTTCACTTTGGTAGTAGCTTGCGTATCCTCAaggaacagaagaaaaaaacattaggAGCCCCCATTCTGAAAGATCTAATCTAATTAATCAGCTACGGAAGGGGTTTACGGGGCGACAATTCTGCTAGTGACAGCTGAAGCACCTGTTGGCAAATAGCACATTGATTAAACATTCATTAAATGGCCAATGGTCTTTGAATGCTTGCGGCAGATGGTTAGTTAAAGGCGTTAAAGGCAAGTCGATTCGTATTATTACGTCCGAACACAGAGTTACCACGTGGAATATTTATATATCGGAAACTTAAAATCTGGTGTTTAGTGTTTAAAGCGAAGAATTGTTTTTGGACATAACATTCTTTAAAGTAGCAGCAATACGAAGCATCCTTGCAGCAAAGGGATTCCTGTAGGACGAGAGGATAGTTTCCGAAAGCACTTTTGAAATTCTTTCAGCAGCATTGGAATGAACCAACATGTCCAGATAAGCCAGCAGCGGGCAAGACGTCCCATGGTGAATGTGTGTCCCATTTTCATAGCCAGTATTTTCTCACCTGATAGCGTAAGGATTTATACATTTCATCGTAAATGATtaatacacacacagctgGTAGTTTGATGGAACCGGATTCAAGCATAAGTCTTTAAGAGTTCAACAATACCCAACAAGCCTGGGTGATAAATCTGAGTGGACATGGTTCCCTAGTTGGAACTTTTGATTTACACATCTCATGCTAATCTGGGCGAGGGTGAGCTGAGTTAGATAGTAGTCCTCCCGGTAGCGAATAAATCCTTattccatttatttttatcttcctGGAAAGCTTTTAATGACTTGCAAAACTGGAACAAACTGTTTGCTTAAGTTTGGAAAATCTGGCATATTTATGGCATAATTGTTGGAAATCTGACGTAAAATTTGGAAAACAATATGGTGCTACAAAACTAATTTTAAAAAGACACATCTCCATGGTCTCTCATCGAATTTAGGTTTTATATGATTTTTTCAATCTCGAGACAATCGTAATATTTAGAAATTTATCATCTGGCACTTCATTGGCGCCTCTTTATCCCTTCTGCAACTCTATTTCATTGGAACGGATTTAGACAGTTGAATTATTGTAATACTAGAAGCTCAGCGGCGCCAGTCTCCACACGGCAGAGCCGAGGGTCAactcccatctggaccgttcccccgtagtgaggattgattatccaactacacAGTAtcaatggcaggcatgacctgagAGGTCGTAAgtacaaaaagaagaaaaataagaagaattTCTTAAACATTTTACCATTCTGAAAATTAGACTGCTTTATTACATCAACTGTTAAATATAAAGTGGAATTATAAAGTGGAATTAAAAATTAAGCCCTATTAACTGCATTACAGGGAGCCAGGGACGTAATATGAAACGATTCAATAATATATTCACGTTAGTAAAGATAATTTTAATCTTCTAGTAATTTTTAGACAATTCTTAAAGCCATTGAATTAGCGTTTAGGGCGATCCCTGTCACGTGGCGACagtggcaccggtcttcacggcaggaccggggttcaaatcccatctagactgGTATCCCCGTatgcactactactactgctacgggtaaaattaagtcacagaaagccagaaatggcaggtcgaccaaaaaaaaaaacagttaacaaggcatttcctccctgttatttgccttatcccggacATACTCGGCTTTATCGtcacaatttaaataatataataattttAGCTACCTGTTCGATAGCTCTACTGGTTTCTTTCGGATCGTTGCTGTGACTCGCTTGGGGTTTACCTTAAGACTAAAATTACAAATGTATTCTCACCTAATTTAGTTACAATATTACACTAATACCAATGCCTATCCTAAACCTGAACTATACAAATATATCTACATTAAATTCATGTTAATCGGGTTACCTACTCATAGGCGCAACACTATcacttttacttattttttgttcttaaaAACAAGTGTTCGTATAGTTCTATCAAGGACTGTATGCTTGGTAATGTTCGTTTTCTGAATCTGTTCATATGTGGGCCAGATTGAGTAATGAATTTTCCGACTACAAACCAAGAACGCTCGTTGGTCATCCATTTTGGAGGAAAACCTCATAAGGGTGGGCAAGATTGCCTTTAGAATGTGTATAAAACagaattgaattatgtaccTTGGAGAGTGACGGACCGATGATGAGTCGATTCTGAGTTTCTTTGTGTCGTTCTGATAAAAATATGGCCAACACATAACTACTTCATAccaaattcaaaattcaaacagttcttttttcgttttcctcccTTTCTATTTTTAACTAGAAGACTGTTCAGCattgttattaaaaaaagTTAGGTTTTTAGTCATTTTCACCCCTATTTAggggtttattttaattattacacgatttttgttcatttttgaATGAAACCAAAATTGATATAGCAAGATATtgtattgtccatcactgtattCTATGTCCTTTTCTACCACTTGCTGTATGAAGATCAACTGACTTGGAAAATAAGAAGTCTCAATTTAACACTGCTCTTAAGGTGCACCTCCTAAGCAGCAATTTACCGAATCACTTAGATCCTAATGGCTAAAGACATCAGCgttaaaaaaggaaacgacATTATGATGAACCTCTATGGGTCTTTATCGTACGGAAAACAGGGTACATAAATGACCATTGCTGCACTTCCACTTCCACATGATAAAATTCCACTCCTTAATACGAATATGCATTGTATGAGGTCTAACAaattacacaaacaaaaagcccTCCTTGACGTAAAATCGTATACCCGGTTAGTTTGCTCATTTGAAGTGTCCGCCTGTATGCTTTCGATTATCCCATCGTATAACACCAGCCCAACAATTCAGCCAGGTCTTTTGTATGCCTTTACGCACCCAACTCGTATATAATTCCGGCACCGGGGAGATTCAACGGGATGTGCAATCTTGCATTTTATCATGAATTAATTAGTTTCGAAGCAGGTCCCGCTGTGAGAGTATGCGTGGCAGATCAGCTGCCGCCTGTCCCGTGCCTGGGTGCGGATGCGTGTGTGGGTAGTCTCTTAACGGTCAGAACTTCCTCATTTGAATGGGTTCGGTTCGGCATTTCGCTATTTGTTaggccgctgttgttgctggtgtagCTGGGTAGCAATCCCACGCTGGAGCAACAATTTAGCCACCTACGACGATCGCAACGCATTTGGTTCGCCCACGGTCGCGAACGGCCATGCGTTTCCGGGCATTCGGAAATAAATAGGCATTTATATGCAAGCTCCAAAGATTGCAACCGGTCGTCGAAAATTAATGGAAGGGATTCCGGGTGTGCCGTAGCCCGTGGGTAGTTTTTCCCTCCTACTCGCTCCTTTCCGTCCTTGCAGCCAAATCGAACCACCGAGATCCAACCGTGCGAATGTTCACTACTGCGACCGGGCTCGTATTATGAAATGGCACACGAAGAAGTCATTTCCATCATCAGTTGATCTGCTTTTAATTATATCACTTCCAGCgactcgctgctgctgctgctgctaaacaACGCAAGTTTGGAACGACGGCTATTGCGTCAGTGATTCCCGTTGTGCTGCACGGTTGAACGATTGCGGCAAAGGATTTCCCGGGATTAGGCCCGGAATGATTTGCTTCGACAATGTATCTTTCTAATCGTCAATCTGTGTATCAATTGTTTCGCACGTGTTCTCTAGCGCGCCGGAATTAACCGACACGGTCACAATCAGGCTCGGTCGAGATTGCTGGGGTTgagaaatttgaaacaaattatGGCGCTCTCTCCTGAGAGCTTTCTGATTGACGTCTAAACCGAAAAATTGTGTAGAGTCGCTTGGTTCCATGATTTAAATGTTAAAATGTGCTAAATCGCCGGATCCCATCAGCTTGAAGTTAACAATTAACAAAGGTTTCACCCTCGCTTGGGCTAAGCTTCAGATTCAATTTAGCTGCTCCTCTCGTTGCCCGTTGGAAAGGATATTGAATTCAACGTAAATTAATCACTTCTCAACAGCCAATTACGGAAAAGTGGGCTGCCGGCATCTTCAAAGGTTTCGGTCGAGATTGAAGATGGCTGCTTTTCgaattacaatttcaacaactGCGTCAATATTATTTCCAGAATAAGTTCTATTGAGTGCATTTCATTCAGGTAGGAGATTTCCTGTAAGTGTTTTAAAGTCTAGAACGTTCAAACTCGTCCCAGTTGAATAGCTTGTGAATTGTAGCAGGCTTCAATTAATGATAGTAAAACTGAAGAAACTAGGACTGTAAGGAACATTCATAGACCCTGTATTCGCATAATTCTCTGAGACATGCACTTTGTCCAAACTGACGAAActctcttagccgcgttcgagaggaagatgctcagaaggatttttggcctgGTGCGTGTGGAAGGCCAATGGAGGATCTTCttcaatgacgagctctacgaactGTACGATGATATCACCATAGTACAGTGAATTAGACTCTCCAGGCCCCGGTGGGCtaatcatgtcatgagaattacaccggacgacccagcccgtaaattCCATCCACATGGCCAGAGAAGGCGTgttaggcccaaactgagattgagtgatggcgttgaacGACTGGGATAATCGATTAgcagacgaaggcgctggaccgtgagcgaTATCGAGGATTGGTGCAGCAGGACAAAGCCGCAAAGCGGATGTAGCGCCAGGATAAGTAGTGCTGAGATCAACTGAATTATTTAGGCCCAAATAggaatttgaaaaatatttaatggTTTAATCCAGGACCCAACAATGAACTTGGTCATAAGATTCTATTGGGAAACTGGGAGTTTGTTTTCTCAAGAATGAGCGAGACGTGATTTGTCTATATTGGAGGGATTGTAGTTCAAATAACAGACACCTAACACGGTAACTGAGATATGTAGCGTTACGAGATCAAGGCAAAAGATATAAAATTATACCTGTAAATTTTCTTcgcaatgaagaaaaaaaagttctgAACTGTTGCGTTAGTTAAATACTAACTAAAATACTAGAAAATTCTAAAGAGGGCCAAATTAAAGGTTTAAGAGCTTTAGGATCCTTGCTGAGTCAACCTGATGTCTAACAATACATACACCTGTTGGCTCTAGCCGAGAAAATTTCGTTTAagcgtttatttatagaggcctTGGATCCTTGGAACCTTATTAGACTCTTTATTGGAATGTCTGCCTTTAAGGAATAATTCGATAATTTTGATGAGATGTTTCAGAGCACCTTCTTTATGTAAATTCTTATTGGGAAACAGGCTGATGCCACCAACATCAATAGCTTAGTTATGGCTCTCCTAGGACACTAACTTACCTATGGCCACGGCTTATAGACTTCCACTGGTTTCGAATGCCCAGGTCTGCCAGTCGTATGTCAGTCGTATGTGCAAGCTAGGACTGTAGATGTCCATCATGACAACAAATTTGAGTGGAGACATTTTCTCAGCAAGTATCAAGATCTCTTCAGACTTTCTGTCGGTGCTAACCTGAGGCCAAGTATGTATAAAATGTTCAATGCCTTCAAGGGTGAGTTACGTAGATTTGTTAGAAGGGACCCTAGTGGTATCGCCTTCATTTTGGATTTCAGTTCGTTATTATTCTTCGATTCTttgctcgatcctttggtaagcttcttctgcataggagagcctcaaaccaatgatgacTATGTCGTCAGCGTTTGCCAGGATCTAGATTGATTTAAGGAACATGGTCCCCGTGGTTTCTATTTCCGAGTCTGTTATGGGCCTCCCAGTCGCTAGCTTCAAAAGAAGACAGGCttatctccctggcgcaggccaaCCAGGGAAGCAAAGATACAGATATTTCAAGCTGTACATCAGTTATGGATCATTAACGTGTATCTCTCGCAAAAGCATCGCGTTTCATTCGTttgacaaaagaaaaaccgtgATATCACTAGTTGAAAGCACTTTGACGAACGGTATCGGCTCAACACCGGCTCACAGAAAATATCAAAACCAGCACGCCAGTTCCCCATTCTCGCCACTGCTTGTGCCAACTATCGGCAAAGTTTGCAATATGTTTTCCATCAAAGCCATTACGAAGGCTAGGCTAGGCTAGAGGTTTACGAAAAGTACATCAAACGGCGCAAAGGCTCTCCGTATAGTGTGACGGAGTGCGACGAATGGTAATGGCCTCCGGGGACCGAACCGATTCAACGATTCCAAAGTAAAGCAAACCGTTGGCAGAAAAAATTTAAGCAGAAAGCCGTACGCTACTTCCAAAGCTTCCAGCGCGGTTACAAATATTTGAATATTATGATGCCGGAgcacaaataaatcaaaacatttACAGATTTATGGTACCCGAGCTGGCCACTGCGTGAAGTCGGTGAAAGAATCCGTATGCTACCGTCAGCGGTTTATCGCGACTGAATATACCACCGGAGTGGTATTGAAATCTGGCGGGAATTTCAAAGACgcagaacgaacgaaacgcGTTCGAAGGGATTGTCAATTTTCGAAGATTATTTCCCCAGCCCAAGCATCCGGCCCCGTGCTGTCCGGCCCGGTATGCCGGCAAAGGATTTAAGGAAGCTCATTGTTAGCGGGCAAAGTGTTGGGAACCCATCTCAAGCGCCCGGAACGGATCCCGTCGCCCGACCGTCGCTGTACAGTACGTAGCTGGTTTTGTGGCCACCATCCAATTTGGGCGAAAGAAAATGATCCGTTTAATGCTACTTTTGTTACAACGTTTCGGTGGGTTTCTGCTGGCGGGTTCGCCCCGAGTTCGCCGAGTGATGTGACATAATACGTGCACGGAAATGACTTCGATCCCACGTAACCCCTTCGGCGGATGGGAGGTAGAATCCTGTTGGATCTATGTTACGCTTTTCAATTGTGTCAGCAAGCACTTTGATGTGGCGATGCTTCACCGGGATCCTTTTGCTTGGGCATTCCCATCATCTTCGTCATCGGCACAATCAAAACATAATTATCTTCGATAAGCTTCTAACTCTGCTGCACATGTGACGTTTCAGCAAATTCTATTCCAAACTGCGTTTCTCTTTGGTGGACTATTGAAAAATGTTATCCTTACCTTTTCATGATTTATCATTGATCCGTTTTCTACAAAATCACGTAGCAATGGTTACTTCCTTAAGTCCAAATGAACATAACAGTTGGTAACTCTTAATACAGGTTACCATTACCATTTCGTACAAACGACCCTCACAATTATCCTCGACAAGCGGCGAAACAGTTTTCCCTCCATTTGTTCTACAACCTTGGACAGTCACAATTCAGCTGACAAAGTGCCGTCCTCGAACCCGGATGGCTCACCGCAAATACCGATCACACCGAGACCCACCGATGCGTTTGTGCGTGATTGGAGCACAATTGGAGCACACGATCAGCCTAAACCCTGGGCCGGGCAATAAAAACCATTTCCAGTGACGGTCAACACGTCTTCATGTCTTCGTCATCGGAATGGCCTTTCCGCATGTGGAAACTTTTCTCTGCGAATGACAAAAATATCACAAACGAGGGTTTGAAAGAATGTCCCGAGGGGCACGggggaaggaaacaaaaccaccGAAGGCGTATTTTCGCGACAATACACACCTTTGGGGTGAGTGGGTGAGGGACAAATGCTTCACATTTAATGTCACCTGTCAGGAGTGCTGAGCTAGCACAATCGCAGCGGGCCAGATTGTTATGCTCGCTCGGGGAGTACGGAACATTCCCGTAATCGATGCACGTGATTGGCATTTGCTGCAGATGAGGCTCGGGTTAAAGTGGCGGAGTGTTTGGTCCGGATGCTGTTAGGGCACGCACCGAACTTAATTCTTCTGGTTTAAGAATTATTTTACTAGATGTTTCATACCATCGATATAAAAATGTAATAGAATAGCACagaaatgtgtttttaaatcattacgtgtaaatatttttttagaatattcattttgaattatttttttttagttttaataattaaaGATTAAGTATAAATTTGTGCTTTGGTAAAAATAGTTAATATACTTCAGCGTGAGTAACCTGAAGGAGGATGAACTATTTATCCACAGCTACGGATAAAGCAGAGTCACATAAGACAAAAGTGATAAatcgagacctttcaaggttctAGTACCAAAACAGGAGAAGAAGTATCTGACATCTGCTTGTATTTGGCAGTATAACCTCGCAAAATCTTGGACTGTCATTTCTGGGCATAGGTCGGAACATATTTATCCGTGATGGACGTCACTTGATCGTCCCATCAAACTCACTATGGTTTATTTGTGCTTAGCAGTACGCAATCTGACTCCGACGTGTACAGACGTACAAATCGAGTCTCTGATAGCGAAGCAATTGTATATAATACAAAACACCAACCACAAAAAGTTACAGAAACAGTACGTGAAAGTGAAGCCTAAATCAAGAACGTCAGTAGTCGCCCGACCTATTACCATGGGTCGTGGCAAACTCTCCGCAAAGCAAAGGAATATCAAAATTCCTTTAGCTACTTTTAACGGCTTAGAAAAGCTCAATTCTGAGCAAGTGCAATTAGTATCACCAAATGCGTACGCAGCACTGGACAATGACGTGGAAGAACATCCTATGGACACTAATACAACAAAGCCAAACCCTACCAAAAGAAATGTGCGTGTTCCTCCGATAAAAATAGCGTGCAAATCATTAGGCGAAgtgcacaaaaaaatcacagctGCTGGTGTAGTGCGGTACACCACTAAAGTAGTAAATGAGGGTATAGTAGTGTATACCAATACTTCAGAAGATTTCCGAGCGGTTGTGCGTCACCTgtccaacaacaaaacaaacttccaCACATACCAGCTTGCCGAAGACCGCACCACTAAAATAGTGCTAAGTGGTCTGTTCGATATGCAGACAGAAGAAGTGACCAGAGTATTAGAGGAAGAAGGCATAAAACCGGTTTCTGTTAAGAAACTGAACGTTCGCAACAAAAAGTACGATGAGCATGCCACCTATCTACTACACTTCTCTAAGGGCTCTGTCGATCTAGCCAAACTGCGTTGTATAAACGCGCTTGAACATTGTAGAGTTCGTTGGAATTATTATTCCAACAGGCAAGGACCGATGCAGTGCAAACGCTGCCAATCGTACGGTCACGGAGCTGCTAACTGTCACCACCCGGCTATTTGCAACAAATGTGCCGGACAACACGAATCGAAAATATGCCCACTAGCAGCAACGACATCGTGTGAAAACGGACTGATTCCAGCGCATAAATTAAAATGCGCCAACTGCGATGGTAATCATCCAGCCAATTTCTGGAACTGCCCAAAAAAACCTGTTAAACCCAAAGCCAGTGCTCCTAAAAAACCGGTGTCAAGAGATTTCGTGTTCGAAGGGAATGCGTTTCCCGCTCTCCCTCCTGTTCAAACAAGCTATAGTGCTATCAACCAAAATGCTAGTCACCATCACACATACAATGATGAGCTTTTCAATACGACGGAAATCACCTCTATTGTAGGAGAAGTATTCTGCAAGCTACGCTCCTGCAAATCTAAGGAGCAACAAATCACCGCTATATTTGAAGTAGTGAGTAAATTCTGTTTTAATATGTGATGGAGCCTCAACCAGAAATATCGCTTTCATACTGGAACGCAAACGGCgtctccaacaaaaaaatcgaacttGAGAATTTCCTGAGGGACAAAATGATTGATATAATGATAATTGTCGAAACTTTTCTCAAACCCGGGCAAAGATTTAATATCCCTAATTACAATAGTTGTAGATTAGATAGGCTAACTAGTACCAAAGGAGGAATTTTGATTTTGgttaaaagaaatataaaatacgAATATATGAGTTCATTCAAACTGGAAGCAATCGAGGCATTAggaatacaaataaaaacctcCAATGGTGCTTTATCTATTGTGGGTGCTTACCATCCTGGCTCTAATTCAAGAATAAGAAATTTTAgaaatgatataaaaaaactAACCATGATAAGAACTAATTACATTATTTGTGGCGATTTAAATGCCCGTCACTATATGTGGAACTGTGCTTCTACAAACTCTGTGGGCAAAACACTATTCCAAGAACTACAGAAAGGGCAATTTTCCATCTGCTTTCCGAATACTCCTACACACTATCCAGCAGATTCAACCCGAAATCCTTCCACAATAGACATAACTCTTACAAAAATCAACCATAACCTTACAGAGCTTAAAACTTTCACAGACTTTTCCTCCGATCACTTACCTGTACAATTTTCAATACTAAAGGAAAAACTAGAGTTAAGACCCTCTAATTTGGTGTACGACTACGGGAAGGCAGACTGGCAAAGGTTCAGAAATTACATAAATTCCAAAATAGTGCCAACAGAAACGTCATTCATCAATATATATTCGAACGAACAAATTGACAACATGATCGAAAAACTCACTTCAACTATTCTTACAGCCCATGACATTGCAGTACCCTTAAAGACTCCCGGTAGCTA
Above is a genomic segment from Anopheles stephensi strain Indian unplaced genomic scaffold, UCI_ANSTEP_V1.0 ucontig296, whole genome shotgun sequence containing:
- the LOC118516450 gene encoding uncharacterized protein LOC118516450, producing the protein MVYLCLAVRNLTPTCTDVQIESLIAKQLYIIQNTNHKKLQKQYVKVKPKSRTSVVARPITMGRGKLSAKQRNIKIPLATFNGLEKLNSEQVQLVSPNAYAALDNDVEEHPMDTNTTKPNPTKRNVRVPPIKIACKSLGEVHKKITAAGVVRYTTKVVNEGIVVYTNTSEDFRAVVRHLSNNKTNFHMQTEEVTRVLEEEGIKPVSVKKLNVRNKKYDEHATYLLHFSKGSVDLAKLRCINALEHCRVRWNYYSNRQGPMQCKRCQSYGHGAANCHHPAICNKCAGQHESKICPLAATTSCENGLIPAHKLKCANCDGNHPANFWNCPKKPVKPKASAPKKPVSRDFVFEGNAFPALPPVQTSYSAINQNASHHHTYNDELFNTTEITSIVGEVFCKLRSCKSKEQQITAIFEVVSKFCFNM